The Littorina saxatilis isolate snail1 linkage group LG15, US_GU_Lsax_2.0, whole genome shotgun sequence genome contains a region encoding:
- the LOC138948912 gene encoding rhomboid-related protein 2-like — MAIYRPARSREDTAMELSTLRTELDKSFKPIFEKHGGKGIELGELRRELEDEGLLEHISHARMDQLLTKADQDANQLITYREFEHMMTRDLTQSERSRFQSVIRAAIMDIVPLRFRDDFLANYNCCPPPIFILFISIAEIVVFVVYAMELKEDGIETTATSGVAMYSPLVYKPNRRYEAWRFLTYMLMHQGYMHILFNMIFQLLFGLPLEIVHKAWRVALVYLLGVIAGSLAHSISDHNVGLVGASGGVYALLGAHVAAIVTNWREMNYKCMDPEELEDNTCKGIGRILLSAPVRLMVILVLVVPDTAMAVYRRVTAPDEFKVGVTAHIGGFMAGLLLGIPILMNVRRHEWETNLGWVTLAIYLAFVALCCIFNAVYDGYPNTDWSGW, encoded by the exons ATGGCAATCTATAGACCCGCTCGCAGTCGCGAGGATACAGCCATGGAGCTATCCACGCTTCGAACTGAGTTGGATAAG AGTTTCAAGCCGATTTTTGAGAAG CATGGAGGAAAGGGCATTGAATTGGGAGAGTTACGTCGGGAGCTGGAAGATGAGGGGTTGCTGGAGCACATTTCTCATGCTCGTATGGATCAGCTTCTTACCAAAGCCGACCAGGATGCCAACCAGCTCATCACCTACCGCGAGTTTGAACACATG ATGACCAGAGACCTGACGCAATCTGAACGAAGCAGGTTCCAGTCAGTGATCAGGGCGGCCATTATGGACATCGTACCTCTGCGCTTCAGGGATGATTTCCTGGCTAATTACAACTGCTGTCCTCCTCCCATCTTCATCCTCTTCATCAGTATTGCTGAG ATAGTGGTGTTTGTTGTGTACGCCATGGAGTTGAAAGAAGATGGTATAGAGACAACGGCCACAAGCGGTGTTGCAATGTACAGTCCCTTGGTCTACAAACCCAACCGTCGTTACGAAGCCTGGAGATTTCTCACCTACATGCTGATGCATCAGGG GTACATGCACATTTTGTTCAACATGATTTTCCAGCTGTTGTTTGGTCTACCCCTGGAGATTGTGCACAAGGCTTGGAGGGTGGCTTTGGTCTACTTACTGGGAGTTATTGCAG GTTCCCTGGCCCACTCTATCAGTGACCATAACGTGGGATTGGTTGGAGCCAGCGGAGGGGTCTACGCATTGCTGGGAGCTCATGTTGCTGCTATTGTCACA AACTGGCGTGAGATGAACTACAAGTGCATGGATCCGGAGGAGCTTGAGGACAACACCTGTAAAGGCATCGGTCGTATCTTGCTGTCTGCACCCGTTCGTCTCATGGTCATCCTGGTTCTTG TGGTGCCTGACACAGCCATGGCTGTGTACAGACGTGTCACTGCACCTGACGAATTCAAAGTAGGAGTGACAGCTCATATTGGCGGCTTTATGGCAG GTCTGCTGCTTGGAATCCCCATCCTGATGAACGTACGTCGCCACGAATGGGAGACCAACCTGGGATGGGTGACACTCGCCATCTACCTCGCCTTCGTCGCTTTGTGCTGCATCTTCAATGCCGTCTATGATGGATACCCGAATACGGATTGGTCGGGATGGTAA
- the LOC138947968 gene encoding prophenin-2-like: MSTIAGLSSQPAASQPAVSHPAAPNLPHLSLPHPNMPHPTLPHPNLPYPTLPHPNLPYPTLLHPTCRISTCRTPTCRIPACRTPTCRIPPCRTPTCRSPSLPHPNLPHPTLPHPNLPYPTLPRCRF; this comes from the coding sequence ATGTCCACTATTGCGGGTTTATCTTCCCAACCTGCCGCTTCCCAGCCTGCCGTATCCCACCCTGCTGcacccaacctgccgcatctcagcctgccgcaccccaacatgccgcatcccaccctgccgcaccccaacctgccgtaTCCCACCCTaccgcaccccaacctgccgtaTCCCACCCTGCTGcacccaacctgccgcatctcaacctgccgcaccccaacatgccgcatcccagcctgccgcaccccaacctgccgcatcccaccctgccgcaccccaacaTGCCGCAGTCCcagcctgccgcaccccaacctgccgcatcccaccctgccgcaccccaacctgccgtaTCCCACCCTGCCGCGATGTcgattttag